A genomic window from Candidatus Denitrolinea symbiosum includes:
- a CDS encoding oxidoreductase/HEAT repeat-containing protein, which produces MSFLQGLFGPPNVEKLKSARDVKGLYKALGYQKESRVRLEAANALGIIGDDGAVKPLIDALKDDHFGVRLNAAIALVKINGVRTSGFTVEALITALLDGNDQVREVVALTVGNSANRCFTEPLIATLKDENKTVRKSAAISLGSMDRTKAVEPLLVVLQDSQDDVREAAAEALGKLGDARAVEPLIAALTDRSNRVQLEAIEALGNIRDPRAVKPLIAKFKIQNAQFRQVIAKSLGKIGDTSAVEILLPAAKNKELRRVVVDALKMIGGAHAVSQLIAALKDGNKDIRQIATEVLGEIRDVSAVEHLVVALKDKTPYVRMNAAEVLGKIEDACAIDPLVETLKDEDDAVCKAAAESLDKLHWQPGGDHLGAAYWAAKQNWEACAQIGIPSIDILIAALKKMDKERQSKITKALIKIEPAKVIDALIYALSNEDYNLRRSAAKALGKIADKRAAEALVIFWMQSGGYEELGRIGPQVVEPFVTAVKSRPWQEMQKGAVDALAKLGWLPENDEYGAQYWILKNDFDRCVEIGVLAIEPLKLALKNNHAQKKQVIKTLAKLGWKPGMDEYGARYWITKSLDSKEREIAAQELDAIGAPAFKPLVETLHHFDLNVRRFSATRLLALYKSGKLNELQKSDILEYRQIIMEAHRDYSHHTDSKKYPSWHTDRIKICFTGAQDHLDTGGGSHNDQSGGHTDIGIGLDFPL; this is translated from the coding sequence ATGTCATTCTTACAAGGCTTGTTTGGTCCACCTAACGTGGAAAAGTTGAAATCTGCGCGTGATGTCAAAGGTTTATATAAGGCATTGGGTTATCAGAAAGAATCGAGAGTCCGTTTGGAGGCGGCAAACGCTCTGGGGATTATTGGGGATGATGGCGCCGTCAAACCGCTTATCGATGCTCTCAAGGATGACCACTTCGGCGTGCGACTTAATGCAGCCATAGCCCTTGTAAAAATCAACGGAGTAAGAACCAGCGGATTCACTGTAGAAGCGCTAATTACAGCACTCTTGGATGGTAATGACCAAGTGCGAGAGGTGGTTGCCTTGACGGTGGGAAATTCTGCAAATAGGTGTTTTACTGAGCCACTGATTGCCACACTCAAAGATGAAAATAAAACCGTACGCAAGTCTGCAGCTATATCGTTAGGTAGCATGGACAGGACAAAAGCTGTTGAACCGCTCCTTGTTGTGCTACAGGATAGCCAGGATGATGTTCGTGAGGCTGCCGCCGAGGCGCTGGGAAAACTTGGAGATGCTCGCGCTGTTGAACCGCTCATCGCCGCGCTTACGGATCGAAGTAATCGAGTGCAATTAGAGGCAATCGAAGCGCTAGGGAATATCAGGGATCCCCGCGCGGTTAAGCCGCTTATTGCCAAATTCAAGATTCAAAATGCCCAATTTCGTCAGGTCATTGCCAAGTCTCTAGGGAAGATTGGTGACACCAGCGCAGTTGAAATACTCCTTCCTGCGGCGAAAAACAAGGAGTTGCGCAGAGTTGTTGTCGATGCGCTAAAAATGATCGGAGGCGCTCACGCCGTCTCACAGCTTATTGCCGCACTTAAAGACGGCAACAAAGATATACGCCAGATTGCGACTGAAGTGCTGGGAGAGATCCGCGATGTCAGCGCGGTTGAACACTTGGTGGTTGCCCTCAAGGATAAAACCCCCTACGTTCGCATGAATGCCGCTGAAGTTTTGGGGAAGATTGAGGATGCCTGCGCAATCGACCCGCTTGTTGAAACGCTCAAGGATGAAGATGATGCGGTTTGTAAGGCGGCGGCCGAATCATTGGACAAGCTTCATTGGCAACCTGGGGGAGATCATCTCGGCGCAGCTTATTGGGCTGCCAAACAGAACTGGGAAGCCTGTGCCCAAATCGGCATACCTTCCATTGACATACTGATTGCCGCGCTTAAAAAAATGGATAAAGAAAGGCAAAGCAAAATTACAAAGGCGCTAATTAAGATTGAACCTGCTAAAGTGATAGACGCTTTGATTTACGCGCTTAGCAATGAAGACTACAACTTGAGAAGATCAGCTGCTAAGGCGCTTGGGAAAATAGCTGATAAGCGCGCTGCAGAGGCACTCGTAATTTTCTGGATGCAAAGTGGCGGGTATGAAGAGTTGGGCAGGATTGGTCCACAGGTAGTTGAACCGTTTGTGACCGCTGTAAAGAGTCGTCCATGGCAGGAAATGCAAAAAGGGGCGGTAGATGCCTTGGCTAAACTCGGATGGTTGCCTGAAAACGATGAGTATGGAGCACAGTATTGGATCCTGAAGAACGATTTCGATCGCTGTGTGGAGATAGGCGTGCTTGCCATCGAGCCGCTAAAGCTTGCGCTGAAAAATAATCACGCTCAGAAAAAACAGGTAATAAAAACATTGGCAAAATTAGGTTGGAAGCCAGGCATGGATGAATACGGAGCGCGTTATTGGATTACAAAGAGCCTGGATAGCAAAGAGCGGGAAATCGCCGCACAGGAACTTGATGCTATTGGCGCACCTGCTTTTAAGCCTTTGGTTGAAACACTCCATCATTTCGATCTCAATGTTCGCAGATTTTCTGCTACTCGGTTATTGGCTTTGTACAAGTCTGGAAAGCTAAACGAACTGCAAAAGAGCGATATCCTAGAATACCGGCAGATAATTATGGAGGCTCACAGGGACTACAGTCATCATACAGATTCCAAGAAATACCCCTCTTGGCATACCGACAGAATAAAAATATGTTTTACCGGCGCACAAGATCATTTGGATACCGGTGGCGGGAGCCATAATGACCAAAGCGGCGGACACACGGACATAGGCATTGGCCTTGATTTTCCGCTATGA
- a CDS encoding peptide-modifying radical SAM enzyme, with translation MKQEMVESIICWQTALGNREPLELTFHGGEPLVPGADFYRLALPILRQGLAPRKVKFSIQSNLWLLTDELCELFREYDVSIGTSLDGFEEVNDAQRGKGYFARTMAGIERAQGHGISAGVIATFTRQSAPRAEAIFDFFAQKGLSFSVHEVVGKLQTSEVSETSEVLTPDESGNLLVRLFDHYLENISRIRVSTFDQIARSISAGVGGLCTFSDCLGDYLTVTPDGGIFSCNRFVTQPEWRLGWVQDSPTMADLKESAAWKRLEARDAQAKVECGDCAWWNVCRGGCPYNAISVGENGRDPRCPAYKRLFDHISDQALAQVFSDENMQAVISSRGGGLLRRGNLLQIMRGETHPSQTAKQARQIVAAAALGCSSSVEEAIEKLDAAGLVTRRETALGSLRALRRRLDEQPQGRLLNAYLHVTYACNLRCDHCYARAGEENKLALDVPSVKRMAEEAAQAGFAKLVITGGEPLAHPQRDFLLDTLAELRPQLKPMKFVLRTNLALPLDEALLERIARAFDLVVVSVDGDEATHNARRGRGTYQRTVSNLKDLTGFQSLSGLGISIAATLTAAEAEGAADDAVRALAEELGIESRIKMTLPIGRAAGLILSHDFSSSLDDDEEKLARAADPASTCGLGMNLYIAPDGNCYPCHALMGARSHLGNALHEGLPTVIKRNDAYRLATVDSNAQCRACDLRYLCGGFCRAWGSSAEDPNAPPRDCSALYQRANGLLLSALDVLDVSVEQWQIAKLPLLISDFPLEVERSL, from the coding sequence ATGAAGCAGGAGATGGTTGAATCCATCATATGCTGGCAGACTGCGCTCGGTAACAGGGAGCCACTGGAACTCACATTCCACGGCGGCGAACCCCTTGTGCCGGGCGCTGATTTTTATCGGCTGGCGCTGCCCATCCTGCGGCAGGGACTCGCTCCGCGTAAGGTCAAGTTTTCGATTCAAAGCAACCTGTGGCTGTTGACCGACGAACTGTGCGAGTTATTCCGCGAGTATGACGTTTCGATTGGGACGAGTCTCGACGGTTTCGAAGAAGTGAACGACGCGCAGAGGGGCAAGGGCTATTTCGCGCGGACGATGGCGGGAATCGAACGCGCACAGGGGCATGGAATTTCCGCGGGCGTCATCGCCACTTTCACGCGCCAATCCGCGCCGCGCGCGGAAGCCATCTTCGATTTCTTCGCGCAAAAAGGATTGTCGTTCAGTGTGCATGAGGTGGTGGGAAAACTACAGACTTCCGAAGTCTCGGAGACTTCGGAAGTCTTGACTCCCGACGAATCTGGCAACCTCTTGGTGCGCCTCTTTGATCATTACCTTGAAAACATCTCCCGTATCCGCGTCTCCACCTTTGACCAGATTGCCCGCAGTATCTCGGCGGGGGTGGGCGGGCTGTGTACCTTCTCCGATTGTCTTGGCGATTACCTGACCGTCACGCCCGACGGCGGGATTTTCTCGTGCAACCGTTTTGTCACCCAGCCTGAATGGCGCTTGGGTTGGGTACAGGATTCGCCCACGATGGCGGACTTGAAAGAATCCGCCGCGTGGAAGCGATTGGAAGCGCGCGACGCACAGGCAAAAGTGGAATGCGGCGACTGCGCGTGGTGGAATGTCTGCCGCGGGGGTTGTCCCTATAACGCCATCTCCGTCGGGGAGAACGGGCGCGACCCGCGCTGTCCCGCCTATAAACGGCTGTTCGATCATATCTCGGATCAGGCGCTGGCGCAGGTCTTTTCGGATGAAAACATGCAAGCGGTGATTTCGAGCAGAGGCGGCGGATTGTTGCGGCGCGGGAATCTCCTGCAAATCATGCGCGGCGAGACACACCCCTCCCAAACGGCGAAACAGGCGCGGCAGATCGTCGCCGCCGCAGCGTTGGGCTGCAGTTCCAGCGTCGAAGAGGCCATCGAAAAACTGGACGCGGCCGGCTTGGTGACGCGCCGCGAAACCGCGCTCGGCAGTCTGCGCGCCCTGCGCCGCAGGTTGGATGAACAGCCGCAGGGTCGCCTGCTCAACGCCTACCTGCACGTGACCTACGCCTGCAACCTGCGCTGTGACCATTGTTATGCCCGCGCGGGCGAGGAGAACAAACTCGCGCTGGATGTCCCATCCGTAAAACGCATGGCGGAGGAAGCTGCGCAGGCGGGCTTCGCCAAACTGGTCATCACAGGCGGCGAACCGCTGGCACACCCGCAGCGCGACTTCCTGCTGGACACGCTTGCCGAACTGCGCCCGCAATTGAAACCGATGAAGTTCGTCTTGCGCACCAACCTTGCCCTGCCGCTGGACGAAGCCCTGCTGGAAAGAATCGCGCGCGCTTTCGATCTCGTGGTGGTGAGCGTGGACGGCGATGAAGCGACCCACAACGCGCGGCGCGGGAGGGGGACATATCAGCGAACGGTCTCTAATCTAAAAGACCTGACAGGGTTCCAAAGCCTGTCAGGTCTGGGAATTTCGATCGCCGCCACGTTGACCGCCGCCGAAGCGGAGGGCGCGGCGGACGATGCTGTGCGCGCGCTGGCGGAGGAACTCGGAATCGAATCGCGCATCAAAATGACCCTGCCCATCGGACGCGCCGCAGGATTGATCCTGTCGCATGACTTTTCCTCATCGCTGGATGACGACGAAGAAAAACTGGCGCGCGCCGCCGACCCCGCCTCCACCTGTGGACTGGGCATGAACCTGTATATTGCGCCCGATGGGAATTGCTATCCCTGCCATGCGCTGATGGGCGCGCGCAGCCATTTGGGAAACGCCCTGCATGAAGGACTGCCCACCGTGATTAAGCGCAACGATGCCTACCGCCTTGCCACCGTGGACAGCAATGCGCAGTGCCGCGCCTGCGACCTGCGCTACCTCTGCGGAGGCTTTTGCCGCGCCTGGGGAAGTTCCGCCGAAGACCCCAACGCCCCGCCGCGTGACTGCTCCGCCTTGTACCAGCGGGCAAACGGATTGTTGTTGAGCGCGTTGGATGTGTTGGATGTGAGTGTCGAGCAATGGCAGATAGCCAAATTGCCTTTGCTCATTTCTGATTTTCCGCTCGAAGTTGAAAGGAGTTTATGA
- a CDS encoding DNA polymerase III subunit alpha, whose amino-acid sequence MHVHLTAHSAYSLQEGLATPAELAHAAREAGMTALGLTDHRLLTGMIEFISACKQEGIQPIIGLEIDLDSGPLQLLATNMTGWSNLCRLSSTLALQEDPEKSCSLELLSHHANGLIALSNAPEPLVDIFPGYLYVALRTPDQAHELTNRARKLNLPTVAAHPIYFLSPDQARLQRTLTAIRLNQPMDSLPQSALASADSYFHSSQEMERRFQDFPEALATTQEIAERCRFDLPLGESQMPTVALPPGVTAAEHLRKKAFAGAQKLYGEITPDIQARLNHELDVIARMGFEPIFLIVEEILDFARERSIPFSSRGSAASSLVAHCLGITSPDPLRLNLYFERFLNPARTTPPDIDTDLCSRRRDAVIQHVFDTYGAERVAMVGTINRYRPRSALGDVAKAHGITPAKVRELANQLPHSWWARFEENGEGKEPPSPFAELRAAYPSFQIIFDESEAILKLPRHLSMHPGGVIVAPGNLTDLVPVMRSGGKGVVITQLDLEAVEALGLVKIDLLGIRGLTVLGDVSEFIQHNQPERFATPLTVLDSTPSDDPATSARVKHGETIGCFQIESPGMRATLREIHAKNEDDIMAALALYRPGPLSGGLKDAFVRRFKGEEKVQHLHPALAPLLDETFGVILYQEQVLRIAHELAGFSLAEADLLRRAMSHFDPGKKMQELERKFVSQAQEKSGVPLEIGERVWELMAAFAGYGFPKAHAASYAKVGWRSAWCKEHFPAEFMAAVLANWGGYYSQRVYLSEARRMGLRVRPPHVNYSGTNFRVRNGTLFMGLEQVKELTHHTIERILRLAPFSSLDDFLARVDPRVQEAENLAKVGALEGLDSIPSILRRLQSGGWQQNQMSLFGWTASDEEEWTLEQKVDAQMEILGASLDAHPLELVSGKITAASAITILEAAQLVGRRVIVAGVRQTSHRSRTAKGDPMMFLTIEDLTGTLDTILFPDAYRAAKSLVSSSAPLFITGVMEMDVERGEPYLRVEKIGPVK is encoded by the coding sequence ATGCACGTGCATCTCACTGCCCACTCCGCCTACTCTCTGCAGGAAGGCTTGGCAACACCCGCCGAATTAGCACATGCCGCGCGTGAAGCCGGCATGACCGCCCTCGGCCTCACCGATCATCGCCTGCTCACCGGTATGATTGAGTTCATCTCGGCCTGCAAGCAAGAGGGTATTCAACCAATCATCGGATTGGAGATCGATCTAGACTCCGGCCCGCTTCAATTACTGGCAACAAACATGACCGGCTGGTCCAACCTGTGCCGCTTGAGCAGTACGCTGGCGTTGCAGGAGGATCCGGAGAAATCTTGTTCGCTTGAGTTGCTTTCCCATCACGCGAATGGGCTGATTGCGTTGAGCAACGCCCCTGAACCGCTTGTGGATATCTTTCCTGGTTATCTATATGTGGCTTTGCGAACCCCCGACCAGGCACACGAACTCACAAACCGAGCACGCAAACTCAATCTGCCCACGGTTGCAGCCCACCCAATTTATTTCCTGTCGCCAGACCAAGCCAGGTTGCAACGTACCCTCACAGCCATCCGCCTGAACCAACCCATGGACTCGCTGCCTCAATCTGCTTTGGCTTCGGCCGATTCCTATTTCCATTCATCCCAGGAAATGGAACGACGCTTCCAGGATTTTCCCGAGGCTTTGGCTACCACTCAGGAGATCGCTGAGCGTTGCCGCTTCGACCTGCCCTTGGGTGAATCCCAAATGCCCACCGTTGCTTTGCCTCCCGGTGTCACCGCCGCGGAGCACCTGCGGAAGAAAGCCTTTGCCGGCGCGCAGAAACTGTATGGCGAGATCACACCGGACATCCAAGCGCGTCTCAACCATGAACTGGATGTGATCGCCCGCATGGGCTTCGAACCGATCTTCCTGATTGTGGAGGAAATCCTGGACTTTGCCCGGGAAAGGAGCATACCGTTTTCCTCGCGTGGCTCGGCGGCTTCCTCCCTAGTGGCGCATTGTTTGGGAATCACGAGCCCGGATCCTCTGCGTTTGAACCTGTACTTCGAACGCTTCCTCAACCCGGCCCGCACCACCCCGCCCGACATCGACACGGACCTGTGCTCGCGTAGAAGAGATGCGGTCATCCAGCATGTCTTCGATACCTATGGCGCCGAACGAGTCGCAATGGTGGGCACCATCAACCGCTACCGCCCGCGCTCCGCACTGGGCGATGTGGCCAAGGCGCACGGAATTACTCCGGCTAAAGTACGTGAACTGGCAAACCAGTTGCCGCACTCCTGGTGGGCACGCTTCGAGGAAAATGGCGAAGGTAAGGAACCGCCCTCTCCCTTTGCGGAATTACGCGCGGCGTATCCTTCCTTTCAGATCATCTTCGATGAGTCCGAAGCCATCCTGAAATTGCCGCGCCATCTCTCGATGCATCCTGGCGGCGTGATCGTCGCACCGGGCAACCTGACCGATCTCGTGCCCGTGATGCGCTCGGGCGGAAAAGGGGTGGTCATTACGCAACTGGATCTGGAAGCAGTGGAAGCGCTGGGTCTTGTGAAGATCGACTTGCTTGGCATTCGCGGCCTGACGGTCCTGGGCGATGTGTCTGAGTTCATCCAGCACAACCAGCCGGAGCGTTTCGCAACCCCTTTGACAGTTTTGGACTCCACCCCCTCCGATGATCCCGCCACCTCTGCGCGTGTCAAACATGGAGAGACCATTGGCTGTTTTCAGATCGAAAGTCCGGGGATGAGGGCGACACTGCGCGAGATCCATGCCAAAAACGAAGATGACATCATGGCCGCGCTGGCTTTGTATCGTCCCGGTCCTTTGAGCGGCGGGTTGAAGGATGCCTTTGTACGCCGTTTCAAAGGCGAGGAGAAAGTACAACATCTCCATCCTGCTCTGGCTCCATTGCTGGATGAGACCTTCGGCGTGATCCTGTACCAGGAACAGGTGTTGCGCATCGCCCACGAACTGGCCGGCTTTAGCCTGGCCGAAGCGGATTTGCTGCGGCGCGCCATGAGCCACTTCGATCCAGGCAAAAAGATGCAGGAGTTGGAACGCAAGTTTGTCTCGCAAGCCCAGGAGAAGAGCGGTGTCCCATTGGAGATCGGCGAACGCGTCTGGGAACTGATGGCGGCTTTTGCGGGATACGGGTTCCCCAAGGCGCATGCCGCCTCGTATGCCAAAGTAGGGTGGCGCTCCGCCTGGTGCAAGGAACATTTTCCGGCCGAGTTCATGGCGGCGGTGCTGGCCAATTGGGGCGGATACTACAGCCAGCGCGTCTATCTCAGCGAAGCACGCCGCATGGGTTTGCGCGTCCGTCCACCGCATGTGAATTATTCCGGAACCAATTTCCGGGTCCGCAATGGAACTTTATTTATGGGCCTGGAACAGGTCAAGGAGTTGACGCATCACACAATTGAACGCATCCTCCGCCTGGCGCCATTTTCTTCTCTGGACGATTTCCTGGCGCGGGTCGACCCTCGTGTTCAAGAGGCGGAGAACCTCGCCAAGGTCGGAGCGCTGGAAGGATTGGATTCCATTCCATCCATCTTGCGCAGATTACAAAGCGGTGGCTGGCAGCAAAATCAAATGAGCCTGTTCGGATGGACAGCATCCGATGAAGAAGAATGGACTTTGGAACAGAAAGTAGATGCCCAGATGGAAATTCTGGGCGCAAGTTTGGATGCTCACCCACTGGAATTGGTTTCCGGGAAGATCACCGCGGCAAGCGCCATCACGATCCTCGAAGCGGCACAACTGGTAGGGCGCCGGGTCATCGTGGCTGGCGTGCGACAAACTTCTCATCGCAGCCGCACGGCTAAAGGCGATCCGATGATGTTCCTGACCATCGAAGACCTGACCGGCACATTGGACACGATCCTCTTTCCAGATGCCTATCGCGCCGCGAAATCCCTGGTGAGTTCCAGCGCACCGTTATTCATCACCGGCGTGATGGAGATGGATGTGGAACGCGGCGAACCTTATCTGCGCGTCGAGAAGATCGGGCCGGTGAAATAA
- a CDS encoding type IV secretory system conjugative DNA transfer family protein gives MMHPKNKYMCLTCGYEFASTPNDCPLCNGKWQGWELLFAPLKLDDLRAQVMGWLGQLPSPAVIEWIASPMGLRVRLYLPPHVAEGVVKAWAAMTGQHSRWRAIEEVDVRASGFSVFSSNRLPSVLASAKDSDPLLAIASKLISAARHGKETSLKLWVLGREERLQERLRKLSAYAYGTEGGVENETPNPWGRELVFLRALLFISLLVAGVSGGLWSAGWLAPLFGVIGLIAGGVLFVTSAFGLRDWLDWRSIPKEILERRIQEPLFRVALSLSSPIDLPLLDGRQYQFELPSLWPEIREYGFPLPVGELAGLIAPLQLGEGSGLLDRAVWQDVPAPPPSQPLLEAGFKIGKSVATGEMIGVDPDGHGMATGGSRSGKSSFVFAMLQQLLARGENAPGIFLVDPHVSLADAFLDAVAQLPDEQRQIAIKRLRIVTPDQPQVIPLNLLAVPDFTWAGNAIVQIGRRIWDDYWGPRMQAALLGLFRLAHVWNQHHPKDGLGLLHVVFMAFNKEWRHKAMALLPPGDRMGALALDALLGQTGEDERKNQSWITEVISPVLSKVMALELSPWLFSAMHQDRFVDMTKWVDERAWIFLRLPSGEMGREGARLTASVLYNVFDAAYRKATLDSPVPFYFIVDEAQEIGSGMRLEAMLSEGAKFGARMFVLAQSLSLMRKVEGMEPVVQALLANTSTQMFFSPDPEDADLIRAALNSSLRYGNMTLDLPSLQCWLRARLHGQWQPPTLAQIQPLPRADSGRVNALMQEVFAAHADEYLPLDGWQERAAHSLRGMLPPSVANLLDELLAARIARKEVGVTQPAPAEDPLKLGF, from the coding sequence ATGATGCATCCCAAAAACAAATACATGTGCTTGACCTGTGGCTATGAGTTCGCTTCCACTCCCAATGATTGCCCACTGTGCAATGGCAAGTGGCAGGGTTGGGAACTGCTCTTCGCACCCTTGAAACTTGATGACCTGCGCGCCCAGGTGATGGGCTGGCTGGGACAACTTCCCAGTCCAGCGGTCATTGAGTGGATTGCCTCGCCGATGGGACTGCGCGTGCGGCTTTATCTTCCACCGCACGTTGCCGAAGGAGTGGTGAAGGCCTGGGCCGCCATGACCGGCCAACACAGCCGCTGGCGTGCGATCGAAGAAGTGGATGTGCGCGCTTCCGGTTTCTCCGTGTTTTCCTCCAATCGCCTGCCTTCGGTACTTGCTTCCGCCAAAGACAGCGATCCGTTGCTTGCCATCGCCAGCAAGTTGATCAGCGCGGCGCGCCATGGAAAAGAAACCAGTCTGAAATTATGGGTCTTGGGACGCGAGGAGCGCTTGCAGGAACGCCTGCGCAAGTTATCGGCCTATGCCTATGGCACCGAAGGCGGGGTGGAAAACGAAACGCCCAATCCGTGGGGTAGGGAACTCGTTTTCCTGCGTGCGTTGCTATTCATCAGCCTGCTGGTGGCTGGAGTGAGCGGCGGTTTGTGGAGCGCGGGTTGGTTGGCGCCGCTCTTTGGTGTGATTGGCCTGATTGCCGGAGGTGTACTTTTTGTTACATCTGCCTTTGGTTTGCGCGACTGGCTGGACTGGCGCTCGATCCCGAAAGAGATTCTGGAAAGGAGGATTCAAGAGCCGCTTTTCCGCGTAGCGTTGAGTCTGTCTTCGCCCATTGACCTGCCCTTGTTGGATGGACGGCAATATCAGTTTGAACTTCCGAGCCTCTGGCCGGAGATCCGCGAATATGGTTTCCCGCTGCCTGTCGGGGAACTGGCCGGCCTGATCGCCCCGCTCCAATTGGGCGAGGGATCTGGATTGTTGGACCGAGCCGTTTGGCAGGATGTGCCCGCGCCCCCGCCCTCCCAACCATTGCTCGAAGCAGGCTTCAAGATCGGGAAGAGCGTTGCTACTGGCGAAATGATCGGTGTTGATCCGGATGGACATGGAATGGCAACGGGCGGCAGTCGCTCGGGTAAATCCTCCTTTGTCTTCGCCATGCTCCAGCAACTGCTGGCGCGCGGCGAAAACGCCCCCGGCATTTTCCTGGTTGATCCGCATGTCTCGTTGGCAGACGCCTTCCTGGACGCGGTTGCTCAGTTGCCGGATGAACAACGTCAGATCGCCATCAAGAGACTCCGTATCGTCACCCCCGATCAACCGCAGGTCATCCCACTCAACCTGCTGGCCGTCCCGGACTTCACTTGGGCTGGCAACGCCATCGTCCAGATCGGGCGGCGTATCTGGGATGACTACTGGGGGCCGCGCATGCAGGCTGCTTTGCTCGGTCTCTTCCGCCTGGCGCACGTTTGGAACCAACATCATCCCAAGGATGGATTGGGACTCCTGCACGTGGTCTTCATGGCCTTTAACAAGGAATGGCGGCACAAGGCAATGGCCCTGCTCCCGCCCGGAGACCGCATGGGCGCGCTGGCGTTGGATGCCCTGCTCGGCCAGACCGGCGAGGATGAACGCAAGAATCAAAGCTGGATCACCGAAGTGATCAGCCCGGTGCTCTCGAAGGTGATGGCGCTGGAACTTTCCCCCTGGTTGTTCTCCGCCATGCACCAGGACCGCTTCGTGGATATGACGAAGTGGGTGGATGAACGCGCCTGGATCTTCCTGCGCCTGCCTTCCGGCGAGATGGGGCGCGAGGGTGCGCGCCTCACCGCCTCAGTCTTGTACAACGTCTTCGATGCCGCCTATCGCAAGGCTACATTGGATTCGCCCGTTCCCTTCTATTTCATTGTGGATGAAGCCCAGGAGATTGGCTCGGGCATGCGGCTGGAAGCGATGTTGTCCGAGGGCGCCAAGTTCGGGGCGCGCATGTTCGTGCTGGCGCAGTCTTTGTCTCTGATGCGCAAGGTGGAAGGCATGGAGCCGGTGGTGCAGGCTCTGCTCGCCAACACTTCCACCCAGATGTTCTTCTCCCCGGACCCGGAAGACGCCGATCTGATCCGCGCCGCCTTGAACTCCAGCCTGCGCTACGGGAACATGACCCTCGACCTGCCCTCCCTGCAGTGCTGGCTGCGTGCGCGTTTGCATGGGCAGTGGCAACCGCCGACCTTGGCGCAGATCCAACCGTTGCCGCGCGCCGATTCTGGCAGAGTAAACGCACTCATGCAGGAAGTCTTTGCCGCCCATGCGGATGAGTATCTTCCGTTGGATGGCTGGCAGGAACGTGCAGCGCATTCGTTGAGGGGTATGTTGCCTCCTTCCGTGGCGAACCTCCTCGATGAACTCCTGGCGGCGCGCATCGCGCGTAAGGAGGTAGGCGTGACCCAGCCTGCTCCGGCAGAGGATCCCCTCAAATTAGGATTTTGA
- a CDS encoding DNA repair protein RadC: MEPQPTETAQILRRLLIPRSPMNTNPQLTFPSLPRYEQTNLKSLPLREQPAQRVFQNVAACNLTELLAAVIGGQKQIEISQALLAHFNGDIRRLYQAHPAELVAVKGISQTTAARIKAALNLGLRLNLPDSEERPAINSPADAAALVQAEMGLLEKEHLRVLLLDRRNRVLDIVEIYQGSVNSSQVRVGEIFRPAIQCLASAIVVCHNHPSSDPTPSPDDVAVTRAIVQAGKLLDIDCLDHLVIGHPNRWVSLKERGLGFS; the protein is encoded by the coding sequence ATGGAACCCCAACCCACCGAGACGGCGCAGATCCTGCGCCGTCTTCTGATTCCCAGGAGCCCCATGAACACCAATCCCCAACTGACCTTTCCCTCCCTCCCGCGTTACGAACAAACCAATCTGAAGAGTCTACCCTTGCGCGAGCAGCCCGCACAGCGTGTCTTCCAGAACGTAGCCGCCTGCAACCTCACCGAACTCCTGGCCGCGGTGATCGGCGGACAGAAGCAGATCGAAATTTCGCAGGCTCTGCTGGCGCATTTCAACGGCGACATCCGCCGTCTGTACCAGGCGCATCCAGCGGAATTGGTGGCTGTAAAGGGCATCAGCCAAACCACTGCGGCGCGGATCAAAGCCGCACTCAACCTGGGTCTGCGACTCAATCTGCCCGATAGCGAGGAACGCCCCGCGATCAACAGTCCGGCAGATGCGGCCGCGCTGGTGCAAGCCGAGATGGGCCTGCTCGAAAAGGAACACCTGCGCGTGCTCCTGTTGGACCGGCGCAACCGTGTGCTGGACATCGTGGAGATCTATCAAGGCTCGGTGAATTCCTCGCAGGTGCGCGTGGGCGAGATCTTCCGCCCGGCGATCCAATGTCTGGCGTCCGCCATCGTGGTTTGTCACAACCACCCATCGTCGGACCCCACGCCCAGCCCGGATGATGTAGCCGTGACACGTGCCATTGTGCAGGCAGGCAAGCTGCTCGATATTGACTGTCTCGATCATCTGGTGATCGGGCATCCCAATCGTTGGGTGTCGCTCAAGGAACGCGGACTTGGGTTCAGTTAG